The Argopecten irradians isolate NY unplaced genomic scaffold, Ai_NY scaffold_0048, whole genome shotgun sequence genomic interval TGTACTAATTCTCAGAAAGATTCTGAATGGACCTCTTAACGTGATATACAGGTTTCccttttgttcaaacttcatcaACTGATGCAACACATGGATGTTTTTTATAACACATCATAAGAGTAGTTAACTATTACCATGGAAATGTAATGGAGGTCGCTGATTGGTAAACAAATTACATACTATCCGATTAAGCCGCTTCCTCGATGCTctaggtgttactatcactCGTTATGTCCACCCCtgaatatttcatagcaaaactgaaggcaacagaagGCACAGGTAATTTGTTCCTTTGATgtataaggaatagatttttatttttgttgaggttatgagggtatctATGTAAACCCGTGTGAAGCAGGGTTACAtcaaatttacacgggctcaatagattttttattttgttgaggttatgagggtataatgataatggagcccgtgtaaatttgatataacccggcttcgccggggttacataatttacattatcaattatacgtgaaaaactgtaaatataaggatatatttttattttgttgaggttatgagggcgaagccgggttacatcaaatttacacgggctccattatcattataccctcttaacctcaacaaaataaaaatctattccttatgtttacagtttttcacgtaattgaatattatttattctcgccacagtttgcatttaaaaaaaaaatacccatAATTtcttctctcccgtcatcgtcaacgaattcgattgaacagctgattggaatcgagtcattcatatgttcccaccaaaagtggatCCTGACATCACGTTGCTACGCCAATGACTATttccgtaacaatagaatcgcttCACGTGTTGTACTACCATTATACACTAATAACAATAATACTATAGAAAGCATGTTTATTGACGTTCAAAATAACGTGTTGTGCTGGCTGATTACATGGGTACAGGGTTTCCATGGATATTTCTGTTGTATACAACAAGTCATTGTACAAGTCTATAGACTGGATTACATAACCACACCTGTtgagaaatatatatcatatagacAGTTTGTTGAGGCAAACCCTAAATGTTTTATACCTGTGAATACAAGAAGTCGTGAATCAACGATGGTTTTTAACGAGCCATGTAATAACATAAGCAAACGTTTGGGAGTATCGAAGCGTGGTTAATGTCAATCTTGCAACAATCCCTTTAATTAAACACTGTTTGCTTGATTTTTCTAATGTTGGTGGACTTTTCAAATCGCTCTTTTCGTCCGCTGGTCAACCGTTTTTCCCTTCCTTCCGTCATTTAGACGagtaacaattcttgttaccgcttatTTCTTCAGAATAAAGCACTGAAGAGGATCTTTCTACGAATTTCCATGTGTAGGCCTTGTTAAGTACCCGAGTAGTTTGCATATTTGCATTTCTGGTATTGATCAGTAAAATTGAAATGGCCACTAGGACTTCCAATCTTGGATCTTGATACTTCACAGATTACCGCTATTTTAATAGTCAAACTtggttaccgctatttcttaggaaagtactgaaatgatctgtctcaaaatttcatatgtattttttggTCATCTTGACCTTGTGTTTCGcctgataaatttcatatcgcATGTTTCACGAGTGTGTAAGATtccatttatcacataacttttatgacagaaatataagcaaaactttaaatttcgtctctatataaaacagtagaaatccggcgAGGATGTGAAATTTTCGTCTATTGAAACAACCATGCGACGTCATACAGATGTTATTTACAACTTAGTAAGGATCAAGTGCATCTAGAAGTTATATATACTCCTGCAAAACACTGATTTGATACCttataattgtatttacattttcattgcaGTCTCAATATGTAACCCTACCAAACGCAGTTTGCATTAATCAGTCTATGAGCTGTCATAAGTTTGTTATGAAGTCAttatcattatgacgtcatccttgccgtgccagcgatcacggaagatggctgttcaaatggctgtaaTGCATCTTAAGAGAATGTATTTATTTTGCGTGTTTTATGGAATTttgctatgaatgccaactgaaagatgcGTTCGTTCCATGCTTAAGTGATATATAGTCATGCCAAACATCACTAGTTTAATACCTTAAAGTCATCTGCTGGATCTAATAGATCTTTAAAACACAATGACGTATTacaaaactacatgtataagaatccaagaaatatgatattaactatatatgaaagaatatatctaaataatgtatacatataattaatttttatttgttgcaTACTGAATCctactttctgattggcagattcttttcttcttactcaaaaaaaaaaaaaaaaaaaaaaaaaaatccgagaatggcgcgaaaacccgacgttataatgacgtcacaatagagcagtcgatgttgcgtattgatttagaaaaaaaaaattggcaaATTAATGGAATCGTATCTTACGTTTAAGCATTGTTATAAGATAacaattgtttgcaaacttttgtgagattCCGCAacacggattcacacagtttgcaaacaaaatttctttcataccccgatgaagttaaaaatagcTATATCGAAGCTAACTAACATCAAAAAGTCCTCAACGAGAAGTGAAATACGTCTTACTCACATAAAATAAGTAATGGACATGTTAACAATGGTAACCGCAATTCTTACATTGAGTTCTAGGCCTGATAGTTTTCAAGATAATTGCATTTGTGTCTTGATTTAGTATCAATGAAGAAAAGGACTTCTAACGATGTAATATGTCTTTAAAACCGCGCTATTAATTTCGAAAACCAGTCGTTTAGAATACAACCTTAACTTCAGGGGttctaaaacaataaataaatggaTTAATTGCTGAATTCATACATGACAATGATGTTATTAAAAATCGTATGGATCTGTTTGTCGGTTTCGCTAAACGTAAACCTTGCAGTAAAAATCCAAAGTTCATTGGCGTTACACAGACAATAAGGacgatattaattataatgatGGTCAAAGTACTTTTAGCTTCTGTTGTCATTCTGGCGTTTTGGTTCTCCTGTGTGTCCGGATCATGACTCGTGTTTTGGGTCTGCATTTCTGCTCTGTTTGCTGGTGTGATTTGTCGATGTTTTCGGCGATGTCGCCATAGTGTTACTATCATTGCCACGCTACATGTGGCAATCAAAGACTGAATCAAAAGGGCTGCTCCTCCTATCCCACCACTGAAGTGATACAAATTCTGACAAAAAAGAGTGTCAAGCTTGCACTCAATCACCTCTGCATTTGGTTTTCTGTTGATAAAGAATATGAAGCAGGCCCAGGAAGAAGTTACAAGGATTATGACACAGAAAATTGAGAAATATCTCCTTTCATACATCGACGTATATTTCCAGGAAGGTCTTGAGAGCAGGAAAACGCGGTCAATGCAGATGACGCATATTTGTCCCATtgaattgtaataaataatcaTGAAAAAGAACATTCTCAGAAAGCATGTCCAATAACTTATCTTACTGTTAGGACTTTGGAATGTTTTCAGCATCGGAAACAATGATACCCCAGCAAAAATGTCTGTTATTCCAAGAATTAATAGGCGAGTGTTCCGGGTGGTGGGGGTTTTTAAAATCTTTGTTAAAATGACGGCGATTGCAGCAGGGATATTAACAACTATTGTAACAACACCCACAAGCGTCACGACGACACTGATCCAGGTAGGCGCTGTGTCCGTGACATATTCGTATTCGTTGTAGGCGCTTTGAATTCGGCGATGGGGGATATTACACACTGACTTCCATCTGTGGaaataaaaagatgaaaaaagccgaaaaaaaaaaaattatgagaaaaaaaatgcgAAATCCAAGTACTGAAGTATCGAAGACCCATACACACTCTTCATTCCATAAGAAGTGACAAAACCAACTGCAGAGTATATGCATTCTTGAATTGAAGTATTTTTTAAACGATGATCAAGCAACTCGCATGAAATAACTATCGAGTTGATTTGTTTCAGATCATTATAACCCCCCTGCCGAGCAAGTCATGTCAGCTATAAATAATAGCCAATGAGTATTCGTCGTTTCCGttgtaaatactggaaatgagttttgtgcatatatatttttacaaaaaaaaaataaataaataaatacgcAAATACTCAGCTTATATATTCTTCTGACCTTGTAAATATCACCAATCGCATTTCAAATGAATTCGCCACCAAAACCAGATTTTTACAAATCACTACAACTCGATATTTAATTCCCATAATTAAACTCcattaatatacataaaactgCGTTTAAAAGACGAATTAATTTAAATAGAAAGCGaaaattattacaataaaacagtTCAAATTAATCCATCAATTCatgattatgtttattttacttgatttacattttcaaatcgTTCAAATAAAAATCGGCACTTGATGTTCTTTTACGCaatctgtacatgttatattacagagttatctcccttgcagtCATGTATATCATTGTGGCTTCGTTTGATTATTTTCACGTGGATCTGGCGAAACTCGTTCGCACGTCATATTATTTCCTtctgaaaaatatgataatgaCACACACATCGCATAAAATTTGTTCGCTTGGTTTACGTGGTCACAATCCAGATACACATCACGACATGACACCAATGTTTAAGAAACATAACAAATGAAGCCCTCATCCGTGAATGTAAAAAGGGAAAATCATAGAGTAAAACTTAATGCTGAAAACAATATCTAGTTGGGATACGTggtttcaaatgtttatttgaaagtTTTGTAAATACAATTGGGGAAATATTTGCAGTCAGTTGATCGAACAATATCCGTGGGTCTATATCAACCACGAAAACAGGAacacaacatataacttactgtaaaccaacttttctTTCGTggctattaaatttcacgattttcatatcaaaacaagttcgcgaagataaatattcgcggatttaaaatttgaataataattttatatcaatatagatgatgtagattttaattcgcggagataaactttcgtgATTTTTCTTGGATCTcgaaatttgcgaaagtaaatcgcacgcgaataAAAGTTGATTAAACAGTATATAGCTGTTGATGGCGCCGAGGGCAACAAATGATTTTTAGACCCGAAGAAAAACTGATCCGAGCCGAAGGCCGAGGCCAACAGTTTGTGTGAGgttccaacaaatcatctgttgcccgaaaacccagtcgaAAACTGTTTTCTTATaccccattgtgacgtcactcccgtccaacagcacattttaacagtagattttaacagttctttggaccgctcgTTGACGGATCAGTTCACTTATTGGCATTTTAGTCAAAATAGTTTATaaagaaactattttataggAGTATAACAATGAATGTTATAAGTAAGCAAAATACAATAAGGAAAAGTAAATAGGAAATTTACCTGTATTAAACGAAATATGATCCCCTGGTAACATACACGTGTGGACAGATTGAGATACTAGGTCCAGCTAAAAATGGATGAAAAAATACTGATACAAATTACTCACTAGCGTcaatcatttcacacatttctATCAATTATAGATTgtaatataacagtatgacagtATCACAACGGAACAACAAGACATGTGAACGTTCACGTATAATGAGACAATTCATTTGTTTTCTATACAAAGACAGTGTACAAAGTTCAAATGGACAGGGTAATAAGTCATCGCTTGTAAACaaatatcctcgatactccaggggttgttatcactgacgtaatatccagtCCCTTATTTTCCCCTAACTGCCAACTGTTTTACTATGAGACAGTCCGGGAGTGGTAAAAAcattagtgatagtaacccctggggtatcgagggTGGTAAAGAGGTAAATGGAAGTTTTCTGAAACTATACTTTTTCATCATCGTTGATTTCCTACGTTAATCAGCCTACGGAGCGTAGTGGAGTTAAGATACTGGGTTCCCGAGGGtgctctttcataagtggatattaaggatattttattatatttcgggacgcaatttgttattttcaatatttttatctaagatgagaagctcaaactattcaaaaatgataatagtgtaaagtaagtgcATTTTGTAGAAAATACTTATTGGTCTGCTCATATCAGTGGTGGAGCACTGTTAATCAACTTAACGCgttttcatttacaaattatGTTTCCGGAGAcctaatttcgcgttttcattcATAACTTATTTTTCCGGagacttaatttcgcgtttttcaTTCACAACCACATTATTACGGCAATTTTATTTTAACGCTATACTGTACTTGTATCCTTTTTCGCCGCCATTTATATGCAATgcttttttctttgttttcatattaaattttgattttgattggccaatactCTTTGCATATTACTTAAAAAAACTATACAAGGATGGAGCGAAATTTCGATTGATTGGAAAACAATCCCTTGAAAAAATCACTAGAATCGTACATTTAAATATACTTTATTTTGTCAAatagattatataattaattacaatgtataagcattttttatttcttttgtttgtttgtttgattaacgtcctattaacagcctgggtcatgtaaggacggcctcccatgtatgcagtgtgtaacgtgtgtgaagtgcggggtgcgtgttttgggagactgcggtatgtttgtgttgtgtcttcttgtatagtggaactgttgccctttcaatagtgctataccactgaagacaccaagcaacacaccccacccggtcacattatgttgacaacgggcgaaccagtcgtcccactcccgttatgctgagcgctaagcaggagcagaaactaccacttttatagactatggtatgtctcggccaaggggacagaatccagagcttTCCTCATAGGGGCGTTTATTTCATcaggttatgaaaaaaaatgtttacaaactgtTGTGAGATTGCGCCATGCGGATTCACCcagttttcaaacaaaatttgttttcatactccGACGAAAACAAAATAGTGatataatgcttaaatataattaatacgcCAAAATAATATTACAGTTTTTGATTACAATGACAATAATGTTGCAATAAAGAAGGCATCTTATTACAAATAATGTCATGTTGGGGAGCTGTTTAATCAATGTGAAAATGTCATATGCTATCCCGATTGGTGTTCACATGTATGAAAGTATGCTGTGgaatatttttgtatacatatatatacgtgtGTATATGTAGTTAGCTTCCATTCGTATGACTGAGCTTCAtccattaaattgatatcagaTAGAAGCCGTCGAtaatacagtttttttttttttttaaattgatgcTCAACAGCTTTAGGTGTTTTTGGTTTGTTTGCaagttattgttttgttttaggcAGAAGCCGTCGATAACACAGgtatttaaaaaatcttttatcttacaaacaaatctgtatactgtaataaatttgtcatgtttgatatttgTTAAAAGTTTAAGATTTAGATTGTTATGATCAATTaactaacgtgacgctacccaaattggaacgctaccaaaatggaacacttttTTGTCATACAGAATTTTTCGTCCACAATCAAAACTACCAATAACTGTCcagaacaaaaattaaaatactggatagtaactgtgacaattattagatgtcattttctttccagtttCTGTACttaaaaacgaaaataatgaaattgtgaaaaatccgggaaacgacgtcatgcgacaaccctaaaaacaccattttattttaacataagAAAAACAAATGCACAATGGGGTATTTTTGGACAGATATGTGACCtaaataagttaaaaaatgtttcaaacattttttatgatatctatatattttctttattaaactATTATTTAGGAGGCGTTTCATTTTGGGTACTCGAACCTGCTGAAACACGGGGCTAATTATAAACCGGGCATGCTTCAAGCTCTCTATTTCAAAAATAAGCACTGCTGGCAGGTAAACAaaccatgaaattaaaactgaaggctgATATTTGTGGAAAGTCAAAAGAAAAATCTTGCAGCAAAAATCGAAAGTTCATTGGatcatattaattataatgGCGTACGAAATGACAGGACACGCACTGCGTACATGCGTACAGCACACGCATACTTTGAGATATATTTCATTAAGTCAGatagacaaacaaaacaaacacacgAACAAACCAttggacagacagacggactgaATGATGGATGAAGGGATGGACAGGCAGACACGCACGACATACGATTACAATTTGCACACAAGGACGAACTAACAGTGATGACAATTAATTGGTGCTGTtcaattaaagattttagcctattttatccctatgaccttgaatgaaccTTGCATCAGAGACGAAGAGAAATCATCCAGAGTTGTGATTCCTGGGGACGGGCAAGCCTCACCTTGCAGCACATGATCACCCATCAGCAGagccaatctgattaaaatacagatccttattatcactacgtttgataagaggatctgagaaaatcccattaggggtcatgtcaaggtgacctttggaaaatggccaatcaaattgctactggcaaaattttgacagtgaatttcagggacgagATAGTTTGGAAGAACTGTCagaatcaatctgattaaaatacagatccttattatcactacgtttgaacAGAAtgattataaggatctgtattttaatcagattgtgtcagaattattttggtttacgtagtcatctcgcccaaagagcacaataaagctaactgtatatgtatactgggacgaaatatcgttttcaatggataagacaaggtgtagaaaatgtatcttatatgaagaccacgtggtataaaggacatctggacgtgacctcctatgggatattgtcagatccttatataacggagtggttatattGCAGCAGAGCAGGTGTTGGGGGAGATTGTTAAGTTTGATGTAAAATGAATTACCATTGCGAGACGCAGTACACTTTGTCGCAGGTCAATTACATAGCATGTCAAATCATTGGGAGAAAAACTCAAAAATGAAGACTGTAATGCTAAAAAGGTGTTGTCATGGTTAAATAATGGTGTTGATGTGCACGATTTCCTACAGCATTTTAAAGGTATGTTTAAAGGGAAAAGTTCTGATACGGATGGCCCACCACAGGTTTTTATGCCGAATGCTCCTATCTGTACAAAATTTTAGTCTTTTATTGGTCAAGAGCGTATTAGGAATGGGTCTGTCCGTCTATGGGAAAAGTTGGTGCGGTGTAACCTTCCGAAAATGATTATGCCTATGACCAGGGAACAATCCAAACCCAGACTCTGTTATGATGAACGGTACCTTAATTTAAAGGTACAAGACCTTCCAGTCAAGTTAGAAACTTTGAGGATGTTCCACGGTTGGTTCACCGGGGGACAAAATGGTATGTTGTGACGAAAACTCGGGATATGACCAAGTGCGGTTGACAGAAGAATCCCAGACCTATTTCGGGTTTGTTTTCCAGGGTTGGGTGTTTTCCTACACTACTCTTCCCTTTGGGTGGAAAGTGTCGCCATATATCTACCATTGAGATGCAGGTCACGTCATACATGAGGGGGTTGGGGATACAGAATTTCCAGTATTGATGATCGTCTTGTGGTCTGCGACATGGCTGGCACCCGTAATCAACAGGGATAAGGGCCGGACTGAGATTACTGAACAGTTGGGAAAGATGGATGGATCACAGGCTACAGGCAAAAGCATAGATGGACAGATGGTTGGTGATCCTCAGGTTGTGGACCCCCAAATAACGGTCCACTGTGTACTTGAAATTCTTAGATAGACTTGACTACACTCTATCTCTTAAGAAGTGCCAACTCAATCCAACCTTTTGTGTGAAGTTCTTGGGTCTGGGTTGTCTAGGAAATTGGCTTTTATCCTTCCGTCCCAGAAAAAAAGAATCGTTTGAAGCCCTCAGGGAGTCTATTTGTTCGAGCAAGGTGGTAGATGTGAAGACCCTTTGGAGGTTCGCAGGGAAATGTGTGTCGATGCATCTTACAGTACCATTGGCAAGGCTATATACTCGGGAGGTGAACAGGTGCATATCTTTGGCCTGTAAAAAAGTCGGTCTGTCCAGGTTACGGGTAGCCTAAAAGAGGCTCTCTACTGGCGGTTTCTTGACTCCTGGGAGGGTTTTGTTCCCTGGCTCCCGGAACATCACCTTCAGGTGGTACTTGCCACTATTGCCTTGCTTTATAGGTATGGAGTGGCAGTCCTTTCGGGGGAGGTAGAGATGTCTGGAACCACCTTTGGGGATTTCTGGTCAGATGATGATACAAGGCCCATTCATTTGAAAGAGGCGGACGCCCTCTTAAAAGCCGTGGTATCTCTTGGGGAGAAGGTGTACAATCACCGGATGGATATTTTGACAGACAACATGGCAGTGTTGTATGCCTGGGAGAACCAGGGGGGGTGAAGATCAAGACCTAAATAACATAATGAAGTCTATATTTGAATTCATTGTCTCGCACAATATTGGCCTTCACTTAAAGTACATCCCTTCAAAAGACAACCCAGCAGATGCACCTTGCGGGTGGTGGGCTCTTCAGAGACAATGCTAAGTTATGAGACCACCTGGCGGGTGGTGGAGGAACATTTTGGCCTCCATTCGATAGATTTGATGTCCTCAAACTCAAACGTCATGAAGGATAGGACTGGTAAATCACTTCCTCATTTCACCCCTGACAGAGCACAAACCATTGACCCTATAACGAATGTCGATGTTTTTCCGTCATTCAGTCTAAtcttttttttagttttaaagtTCTTACAGGAGCAAACGGTGTACAGTTGTACAATCATTTTGCCTGAATTTTACCCAGTCCCAGTGTGGAAGCCTTCCCTTGTTAAAGTATGTAGGATGTCAACTGTGTTGGGAGGTCCTGGGGAAAAGGATATTCTACACTATCCCTCAAAAAAGGGCTTTGTGGTTGACGAATCTGGACTTCGGTGGCCCCTGGTAGCTTTCCGCCTGTCTTTCTAATGTTGTAGGTGATTGAGGTTGACATGGAGGCTATTGACCAGCGTTTAAATTATTTGGAGGGGACCCTCAGAAATACTACATATTATAAGAAGAGGATCAGCCTAAAAAATAACTTAAGCACATTTTTGAAGTCTCTTCCTGGAAAACCAGGAATTCATGACGTGGGGCCTGTTGATGTGTGTAGATTTTAAGTATGGTACGGCTCTAAGGGGAAAACACAAATACACCTAAAATCTTGCAAAAATGTAGGAAAACATGGGATGTTTGCGTGCGGTTGTTCAAAAGGCGACGCTGCGACGACACTGTCGGTTTTAGTGTGTACCCTGTCAAATATTTTTGAGGAAGCGGGGGAGGGGGAAATTCTGGGATGAAAATAGTAAGACTGGAAAATCCTACGCTGTCTAGGTGTGTGAGAGATTATGTAAAGAGTGTGAAAGTGGAACAAGGGAAGGCGAGAATACTCCTAAACAGTCAAAACCCCTGTTTATAAGGAAAATTAGGGCATCTTACACCCAAGCGAGGCTTGAGAGGGATCGCACATTATCGTTACGAGAGATATATACATTAGTAAGGGATCAGGCGCTGATAAAATTACAGTTATTTGCTGGGGATCGGGCTTCTGACATGTCAAATTTATTGTCTCAGGATTTAAAGCTGTTACATGACGGTACAGGATATGCTATTTGCCACACTTTTGGAAAGTCTCTGAGGGGAGGTGATGGAAAGAATAACAGTTTTCTCATTACGAGCTAGGTCTCCTAAGGAAAGAGTATGCCCAGTGGAGAGGATTGAGCTGTATATGCGCTTGTGTACATCATGGAGAAATTGACATTACGAAGAGATACCAATCCGCCCGGTGACTGAGGGCGGAATTGTGTTGACTGAGGTGTTTTCCTACTCCACCGTCTATGAGAGACGGAAATTGTATCTTCAGAGCTGTGGCATTGACGAGGGTGAGACTCCTCACAGCCTTCGTGCTGGCCGTACCATTATTTTGGCGACATAAGGAGTAGTAGATCGAACACAATTAAAACATCACATGGGATGGGCTAGCGATAGCATGGTTGATCACTACAGTAGACCATCTTGTCCCTATGACTCCGACGTGGTGGCTTCAGCACTCGCTGAATCAGTTGGGGATGATCCGGCGGAGACAGGTTATAACTATCTTGGTGACGTGTCCGATATGCCTCAGTTATCTGGGTAGTTTAAAGGCAAATCACGGTACGGTAGTGGACCATTCCCTCTCCTTTGGTGAATGTGAAGCCAGTGTATCGTCCTCGCAGCTTAACCTGATTGGGCGGAGCTATTTATGCAAACAAGACAAAACTGCTTGTGAATAGGCCAAAATCTGATTTCCTTGTATGTACATAATACCTGTAAGAGATCATCACACAGGCCACGCCCAATCAGGTTATTCTGTGAGGATAATGAATGAtcaatttagatatatttttagaTAAAAGGCATTTTCAAAATCTGCCAGTTAAACATTGTTTAggataaatattattttgctACTTATAGCGTATAGATACAGACTTAAATTGTACCTAAGAGCGTTAGTTAAGGTTCAGATTACAAATATTGGTGTTCTTTAAACTATAGCAGCGATTTATTTTGCTCTATCATATATCGGAAGATTGGTATAGAAATTATACAAGTATAGCCTTAACAGGGAATGATCTGCATATGCTAAGTTAATGTAAGATGAAATGTATCATACCCGAGATAAAATGCTGCTATTATAGTTAAAATATTGGATTATGATAATG includes:
- the LOC138311561 gene encoding uncharacterized protein, yielding MQNNLTKELCRLIRFLGLQVTPQDFWCTWVNREGEHHRTPRNLTETSVDNIFTAAQRNDVLEAVCEVLELARKWKSVCNIPHRRIQSAYNEYEYVTDTAPTWISVVVTLVGVVTIVVNIPAAIAVILTKILKTPTTRNTRLLILGITDIFAGVSLFPMLKTFQSPNSKISYWTCFLRMFFFMIIYYNSMGQICVICIDRVFLLSRPSWKYTSMYERRYFSIFCVIILVTSSWACFIFFINRKPNAEVIECKLDTLFCQNLYHFSGGIGGAALLIQSLIATCSVAMIVTLWRHRRKHRQITPANRAEMQTQNTSHDPDTQENQNARMTTEAKSTLTIIIINIVLIVCVTPMNFGFLLQGLRLAKPTNRSIRFLITSLSCMNSAINPFIYCFRTPEVKVVF